From the genome of Sulfitobacter sp. DSM 110093, one region includes:
- the hutH gene encoding histidine ammonia-lyase, whose protein sequence is MTTLTLTPGAATLDDLARIYREEASVRLDPACHPAIELAHARIAKAVAGEDAVYGVNTGFGKLASVKIASDDTATLQRNLILSHCCGVGPAIPHGHARLLMALKLLSLGRGASGVRLEVVDLIEAMLERGVTPVIPAQGSVGASGDLAPLAHMAAAMMGHGEAEFEGRVMPGGEALAAAGLTPLEFGPKEGLALINGTQFSTAFALAGLFDAWRAANSALVISALSTDAIMGSTAPLQPEIHALRGHRGQIEAGETMRALLNGSDIRESHVANDARVQDPYCIRCQPQVTGAAMDVLRMAARTLEVEANAATDNPLVLVGADLIVSGGNFHAEPVGFAADMIALAVAEIGAIAQRRVALIVDPVLSFNLPPFLTPNPGLNSGYMIAEVTTAALMSENKHLANPCVTDSTPTSANQEDHVSMAAHGARRLGQMVDNLNRILGVELLCAAQGIDFRAPLATSETLQRVVKRVRKDVATLDEDRYLAPDLERAALMVAEGEITRAAAIEMPELST, encoded by the coding sequence GTGACCACCCTGACCCTCACCCCCGGCGCGGCCACCTTGGACGATCTGGCCCGCATCTACCGCGAAGAGGCATCGGTGAGGCTTGACCCCGCCTGCCACCCAGCGATTGAACTGGCCCACGCGCGCATTGCCAAAGCGGTGGCGGGCGAGGATGCCGTCTACGGCGTGAACACCGGTTTCGGCAAGCTCGCCTCGGTCAAGATCGCCTCAGATGACACGGCCACCCTGCAACGCAACCTGATCCTGTCGCATTGCTGCGGCGTCGGCCCGGCGATCCCGCACGGCCATGCGCGGCTCTTGATGGCGCTCAAACTGCTGAGCCTTGGACGAGGCGCCTCAGGCGTGCGGCTTGAGGTCGTCGATCTGATCGAAGCCATGCTGGAGCGTGGCGTGACCCCGGTGATCCCTGCGCAAGGATCGGTTGGCGCCTCGGGCGATCTGGCCCCCTTGGCCCATATGGCCGCTGCGATGATGGGCCACGGCGAGGCGGAATTTGAGGGCCGCGTCATGCCCGGCGGGGAGGCGCTGGCCGCCGCGGGTCTCACCCCGCTGGAGTTCGGCCCGAAAGAAGGGTTGGCGCTGATCAACGGCACGCAGTTTTCGACCGCCTTCGCGCTGGCGGGGCTGTTTGACGCTTGGCGGGCGGCAAACTCGGCGCTGGTGATCTCGGCCCTATCGACCGACGCGATCATGGGCTCCACCGCGCCGCTGCAGCCGGAAATTCACGCCCTGCGCGGCCATCGGGGCCAGATAGAGGCGGGCGAGACCATGCGGGCCCTGCTTAACGGCTCGGATATCCGCGAGAGCCACGTGGCGAATGACGCCCGCGTGCAAGACCCCTATTGCATCCGCTGCCAGCCGCAGGTGACCGGGGCCGCGATGGACGTGCTGCGCATGGCCGCCCGCACGCTGGAGGTTGAGGCCAATGCCGCCACCGACAACCCGCTGGTGCTGGTCGGCGCGGACCTGATCGTTTCAGGCGGGAATTTCCATGCCGAACCGGTGGGTTTTGCCGCCGATATGATCGCATTGGCCGTGGCCGAAATCGGCGCGATTGCCCAACGTCGCGTGGCGTTGATCGTCGACCCGGTGCTCAGCTTCAACCTGCCGCCCTTCCTCACGCCAAACCCCGGCCTCAACAGCGGCTATATGATCGCCGAAGTCACCACCGCCGCCCTGATGAGCGAGAACAAGCACCTCGCCAATCCGTGCGTCACCGACAGCACGCCGACCTCGGCCAACCAAGAGGATCACGTCAGCATGGCCGCCCACGGCGCGCGGCGGCTTGGGCAGATGGTCGACAACCTAAACCGCATCCTCGGGGTCGAACTGCTCTGCGCGGCACAAGGCATCGACTTCCGCGCGCCGTTGGCGACCAGCGAGACATTGCAGCGTGTGGTGAAACGGGTCCGCAAGGATGTCGCGACGCTTGATGAGGACCGCTACCTCGCCCCCGATCTGGAACGCGCGGCACTGATGGTAGCCGAAGGAGAGATCACCCGCGCCGCCGCCATCGAGATGCCGGAGCTTTCCACATGA
- the hutG gene encoding N-formylglutamate deformylase, whose protein sequence is MTPVEITRGDSPIVLGLPHTGTDLPDTVRRALNPRGRELADTDWHIHRLYQGLLPGATTVRATFHRYVIDANRDPSGASLYPGQNTTGLVPLTDFAGQDIWTTPPDEAEIETRRAGYHAPYHAALEAELARVRELHGVAILYDCHSIRSLIPFLFDGPLPDFNIGTNLGTTCAPEIEAAVADICAAAPGYTSVTNGRFKGGWTTRHYGRPAEGFHAIQMELTQSTYLSDETPPWPYDPEKSARLRTHLTNILTTLAEMAPTLKGTA, encoded by the coding sequence ATGACCCCCGTAGAGATCACCCGCGGCGACAGCCCTATCGTGCTCGGCCTGCCCCATACCGGCACCGACCTGCCCGACACGGTGCGCCGCGCTCTGAACCCGCGTGGGCGCGAACTGGCGGACACCGACTGGCATATTCACCGACTTTACCAAGGGTTACTGCCCGGCGCGACCACCGTGCGCGCGACCTTCCACCGCTATGTGATCGACGCCAACCGCGACCCTTCGGGCGCATCGCTCTACCCCGGCCAAAACACCACCGGGCTGGTGCCGCTGACCGATTTCGCCGGGCAGGACATTTGGACAACCCCGCCCGACGAAGCCGAGATCGAGACCCGCCGCGCGGGCTATCACGCGCCCTATCATGCGGCGCTTGAGGCGGAATTGGCCCGTGTGCGCGAGTTGCATGGCGTTGCGATCCTCTATGACTGCCACTCAATCCGCTCGTTGATCCCTTTCCTGTTCGACGGCCCCTTGCCCGATTTCAACATCGGCACGAACCTTGGCACCACCTGCGCACCTGAGATCGAAGCCGCCGTCGCGGACATCTGCGCCGCCGCACCCGGCTACACCTCCGTCACTAACGGACGTTTCAAAGGCGGCTGGACCACGCGCCACTATGGCCGCCCCGCCGAAGGGTTTCACGCGATCCAGATGGAACTGACGCAAAGCACCTACCTCAGCGACGAGACCCCGCCTTGGCCCTATGACCCCGAAAAATCTGCGCGCCTGCGCACCCACTTGACCAATATCCTGACAACACTGGCCGAGATGGCCCCGACCCTGAAAGGCACCGCATGA
- the hutU gene encoding urocanate hydratase, giving the protein MSDPRKNTRDVYPATGTELSVKSWLTEAPLRMLMNNLHPDVAENPHELVVYGGIGRAARTWKDYDMIVASLRALEDDQTLLVQSGKPVGVFQTHKDAPRVLIANSNLVPHWANWDHFNELDKKGLAMYGQMTAGSWIYIGSQGIVQGTYETFVEAGRQHYGGDLTGKWILTGGLGGMGGAQPLAAVMAGACCLAVECNPDSIDFRLRTKYVDEKAETLDEALAMIERWTAAGEAKSVALLGNAADVFPELVKRRMRPDIVTDQTSAHDPVNGYLPQGWSMAEWREKRESAPKAVEKAARASMKVQVQAMVDFHAAGIPTVDYGNNIRQMALEEGLENAFDFPGFVPAYIRPLFCRGIGPFRWAALSGDPEDIYKTDAKVKEILSEDTHLHNWLDMARERISFQGLPARICWVGLGVRHRLGLAFNEMVRTGELSAPIVIGRDHLDSGSVASPNRETEAMKDGSDAVSDWPLLNALLNTASGATWVSLHHGGGVGMGFSQHSGMVICCDGSEDADRRIGRVLWNDPATGVMRHADAGYDEALDCAREHGLDLPGIL; this is encoded by the coding sequence ATGAGCGATCCGCGCAAGAACACCCGTGACGTCTATCCCGCCACCGGCACCGAGCTTTCGGTGAAAAGCTGGCTCACCGAAGCGCCCCTGCGGATGCTGATGAACAACCTGCACCCAGACGTGGCCGAGAACCCGCATGAGCTGGTCGTCTACGGCGGTATCGGTCGCGCGGCGCGGACTTGGAAGGATTACGACATGATCGTCGCCTCGCTGCGCGCGCTCGAAGACGACCAGACGCTGCTGGTGCAATCGGGCAAGCCGGTTGGTGTGTTCCAGACCCACAAGGACGCCCCGCGCGTGCTGATCGCGAACTCAAACCTCGTGCCGCATTGGGCGAATTGGGACCACTTCAACGAGCTCGATAAAAAGGGTCTGGCGATGTATGGCCAGATGACCGCGGGCTCGTGGATCTACATCGGCTCCCAAGGCATCGTGCAGGGCACCTATGAGACCTTCGTCGAGGCAGGGCGCCAGCATTATGGCGGCGATCTGACCGGCAAATGGATCCTCACCGGCGGGCTTGGCGGCATGGGCGGTGCCCAGCCCTTGGCGGCGGTGATGGCAGGCGCTTGTTGCCTCGCGGTGGAGTGCAATCCCGACAGCATCGATTTCCGTCTGCGCACAAAATACGTCGATGAAAAAGCCGAAACGCTCGACGAAGCGCTGGCAATGATCGAGCGTTGGACCGCTGCCGGAGAAGCGAAATCCGTGGCCCTTTTGGGCAATGCCGCCGATGTCTTCCCCGAACTGGTAAAACGCCGCATGCGTCCCGATATCGTCACCGATCAAACCTCGGCCCATGACCCGGTAAACGGCTATCTGCCGCAGGGCTGGAGCATGGCCGAGTGGCGTGAGAAGCGCGAAAGCGCCCCCAAGGCGGTCGAAAAAGCCGCCCGCGCCTCGATGAAGGTGCAGGTGCAGGCGATGGTCGATTTCCACGCCGCGGGCATCCCCACGGTCGACTACGGCAACAACATCCGCCAGATGGCGCTGGAGGAAGGGTTAGAAAACGCCTTTGATTTCCCCGGTTTCGTCCCCGCCTATATCCGCCCGCTGTTCTGCCGTGGCATCGGCCCCTTCCGCTGGGCCGCGCTGTCGGGCGATCCGGAGGATATTTACAAGACCGATGCCAAGGTGAAAGAAATTCTCTCCGAAGACACGCACCTGCACAATTGGCTCGATATGGCCCGCGAGCGTATTTCCTTCCAAGGTCTGCCCGCACGCATCTGCTGGGTGGGTCTGGGCGTGCGCCACAGGCTCGGTCTTGCCTTCAATGAGATGGTCCGCACTGGCGAGCTAAGCGCGCCCATTGTCATCGGGCGCGACCACCTCGACAGTGGCTCTGTCGCCTCGCCCAACCGCGAAACGGAGGCCATGAAGGACGGCTCCGATGCCGTGTCGGATTGGCCGCTGTTGAACGCGCTTTTGAACACCGCCTCGGGGGCCACTTGGGTCTCGCTGCACCACGGCGGCGGGGTTGGCATGGGCTTTTCGCAGCACTCCGGCATGGTGATCTGCTGTGACGGGTCCGAAGACGCCGACCGCCGGATCGGGCGGGTGCTGTGGAACGACCCGGCGACGGGTGTGATGCGCCATGCGGATGCGGGCTATGACGAGGCGCTTGATTGCGCCCGCGAACATGGGCTGGACCTGCCGGGTATCCTGTGA
- a CDS encoding UTRA domain-containing protein, with protein MKVTYRDVKTDILSKITKGEWPLGSLVPNEVDLAETYGCARATVNRAMRELADEGFIERRRKAGTRVRMAPVRQARFDIPLVRAEIEEKGADYRYSLVSHAVEPAPDWLRARLKLDAGGEVLHLICMHYADGDPYQYEDRFINLACLPQARGEAFAEVGPNEWLISAIPFSDVEISLSAGLADQPLSEYLGCALGDPVFTVERSTWWEGQAVTYVRLSHRPGHRLTTRY; from the coding sequence ATGAAAGTCACCTACCGGGATGTCAAAACCGACATTCTGTCAAAGATCACCAAGGGGGAATGGCCATTGGGCAGTCTCGTGCCGAATGAGGTTGATCTGGCCGAGACCTATGGCTGCGCCCGCGCGACGGTCAACCGCGCCATGCGCGAATTGGCCGACGAAGGGTTTATCGAACGCCGCCGCAAGGCCGGGACGCGGGTGCGCATGGCCCCGGTGCGGCAGGCGCGCTTCGACATACCGCTGGTCCGGGCAGAGATCGAAGAGAAGGGCGCTGATTATCGCTATTCGCTGGTCAGCCACGCGGTTGAGCCTGCGCCGGACTGGCTGCGGGCACGGCTGAAACTGGACGCGGGTGGTGAGGTGTTGCATCTGATCTGCATGCATTACGCCGATGGCGATCCCTATCAGTATGAGGATCGCTTTATTAACCTCGCCTGTCTGCCTCAGGCACGGGGTGAGGCATTTGCGGAAGTGGGGCCGAACGAATGGCTGATCTCGGCGATACCCTTTTCGGATGTTGAGATCAGCCTCTCGGCGGGCCTCGCCGATCAACCGCTCAGCGAATATCTCGGCTGCGCCCTGGGCGATCCGGTTTTCACGGTCGAGCGGTCAACTTGGTGGGAGGGGCAGGCGGTGACCTATGTGCGCCTGTCCCATCGTCCCGGCCACCGTCTGACGACCCGTTATTGA
- a CDS encoding cell wall hydrolase, translating to MRAQPSNFRTAALLLGLGLLAACGGKKTELVAVPGDEFECMARAMYFESNRSSRDGMIAVGNVVMNRVHSEAFPNTVCGVVGQPKQFAPGVMTKPMNDRSAPLARASALAVLQGERHPKVTRAKFFHAAWYKANYNNMHYVVTAGGNAFYEKRRPELVTTPNPLPPLEGITPH from the coding sequence ATGCGCGCTCAGCCCTCGAACTTCCGCACCGCCGCCCTGTTGCTGGGCCTTGGCCTGCTTGCCGCCTGCGGTGGCAAAAAGACAGAGTTGGTCGCGGTGCCGGGGGACGAGTTCGAATGTATGGCCCGCGCGATGTATTTCGAATCCAACCGATCAAGCCGTGATGGGATGATCGCTGTGGGTAACGTGGTGATGAACCGGGTCCACTCAGAGGCGTTCCCAAACACGGTCTGCGGGGTGGTGGGCCAGCCCAAGCAATTCGCCCCCGGCGTTATGACCAAACCGATGAACGACCGTTCTGCGCCGCTGGCCCGCGCGTCTGCATTGGCGGTCCTTCAGGGCGAACGGCACCCCAAGGTCACCCGCGCCAAATTCTTCCATGCTGCGTGGTACAAAGCGAATTACAACAACATGCATTATGTGGTGACGGCGGGCGGTAACGCCTTTTATGAAAAGCGGCGCCCCGAACTGGTGACCACCCCCAACCCGCTGCCGCCGCTCGAAGGCATCACGCCGCATTGA
- a CDS encoding YqaA family protein — MLALSSLFFAALLAATLIPAQSEAFLLGLMWSGAHATALLWLVATLGNVLGSLLNWLLGRYLIHFADHRWFPFSAKQMTRATHWYQRWGYWSLLASWVPIIGDPLTLAAGMLREPLWRFLVIVTFAKGGRYLVLILVAGGYM; from the coding sequence ATGTTGGCGCTGTCGAGCTTGTTTTTTGCGGCGTTGCTGGCGGCGACGTTAATCCCCGCACAATCCGAAGCGTTCCTGTTGGGGCTGATGTGGTCCGGCGCGCATGCGACCGCGCTGCTGTGGCTGGTGGCGACGCTGGGCAATGTCTTGGGATCGCTGCTGAACTGGCTGCTGGGGCGCTACCTCATCCATTTTGCCGATCACCGCTGGTTTCCGTTTTCGGCCAAGCAGATGACCCGCGCCACCCATTGGTATCAGCGATGGGGTTATTGGAGCCTGCTGGCCAGTTGGGTGCCGATTATCGGTGACCCGCTGACCTTGGCCGCAGGCATGCTGCGCGAACCGCTTTGGCGATTTTTGGTGATCGTCACGTTTGCCAAAGGCGGGCGCTACCTAGTGCTGATCTTGGTCGCAGGCGGCTATATGTAA
- a CDS encoding hemin uptake protein HemP, translating into MQKLPDPSPASQPLEAAVHDARALVPNGTTANIVLDGQTYTLRITRAGKLILTK; encoded by the coding sequence ATGCAAAAGCTGCCCGATCCATCGCCTGCGAGCCAACCGCTTGAGGCGGCCGTTCATGATGCCCGCGCGTTGGTCCCTAACGGCACCACGGCCAATATTGTCCTTGATGGTCAGACCTATACGCTGCGCATCACACGGGCGGGGAAATTGATCCTGACCAAGTGA
- a CDS encoding antibiotic biosynthesis monooxygenase, whose product MYLAMNRFTVLLENAADFEDLWLNRESRLKDTEGFVSFHMLKGPEEEGKILYASHTVWETEAHFRAWTTSDAFRAAHSRAGQTRKLHEGSPRFEGFQSIQKIEAPHSV is encoded by the coding sequence ATGTATCTTGCCATGAACCGTTTCACCGTCTTGCTGGAAAACGCTGCCGATTTCGAAGACCTTTGGCTAAATCGCGAGAGCCGTTTGAAAGATACCGAAGGGTTCGTCTCTTTCCACATGCTCAAAGGGCCGGAGGAGGAGGGGAAGATCCTCTATGCCTCACACACCGTTTGGGAAACGGAGGCGCATTTCCGCGCTTGGACCACAAGCGACGCTTTTCGTGCGGCGCATTCCCGTGCGGGGCAAACGCGCAAACTGCATGAGGGATCGCCGCGTTTCGAAGGGTTTCAATCCATCCAAAAGATTGAGGCGCCGCATTCAGTGTGA
- a CDS encoding ChaN family lipoprotein, which translates to MRLTAFLFCFAMSAGADPSADIVILGEVHDNPHAHLEQAAALKALRPTAVVFEMLTAEEGAKADADRSQIALAWSASGWQDFKIYAPIFDALGAARIIGAAAPREAVRSVFDDGAVALFGPEAARFGLDQPLPEDQQTARVEGQFAAHCNAMPREMMGGMVAVQRYRDATFARAALEALETYGAPVAVIVGNGHARTDWGIPALIAQAAPEVTTHAIGFVEAAGDTPFDETHLIPPVVREDPCKSLTKS; encoded by the coding sequence ATGCGCCTAACAGCTTTTCTGTTTTGCTTTGCAATGTCTGCCGGGGCTGATCCATCCGCCGATATCGTGATCTTGGGCGAGGTGCATGACAATCCGCACGCCCATTTAGAACAAGCTGCCGCGTTGAAGGCGTTGCGCCCTACGGCTGTTGTGTTTGAGATGCTAACCGCCGAAGAAGGCGCCAAGGCCGATGCCGATCGCAGCCAAATTGCACTGGCGTGGAGCGCGAGCGGCTGGCAAGACTTCAAAATATATGCACCAATTTTTGATGCTTTGGGCGCGGCGCGCATCATCGGTGCCGCAGCCCCGCGCGAGGCGGTGCGCAGCGTTTTTGATGATGGGGCAGTTGCGCTTTTTGGGCCTGAGGCGGCGCGCTTCGGCCTTGATCAGCCGCTGCCGGAAGACCAACAAACCGCGCGGGTCGAGGGGCAGTTTGCAGCGCATTGCAACGCCATGCCGCGTGAGATGATGGGGGGTATGGTTGCCGTGCAACGCTACCGCGACGCCACATTCGCCCGCGCGGCACTGGAGGCGTTAGAGACCTACGGCGCACCCGTCGCCGTCATCGTGGGCAATGGTCACGCGCGCACCGATTGGGGGATTCCGGCCCTCATCGCCCAAGCCGCGCCCGAGGTGACGACCCACGCCATCGGCTTTGTCGAAGCAGCAGGCGACACGCCGTTCGATGAGACACATCTCATCCCGCCTGTCGTGCGGGAAGACCCCTGTAAATCTCTGACCAAAAGCTAA
- the phnC gene encoding phosphonate ABC transporter ATP-binding protein, producing the protein MLVISELTKTFGANTAVARANLQVDKPQMIGIIGRSGAGKSTLLRMLNRLTDSSSGQILFQGRDVTALRGAARRGWQAECAMIFQQFNLVPRMDVVSNVLHGTLNRRSTLSSIFNLYPDADITRAIEILDRLGIAQHAPKRAEALSGGQQQRVAIARALMQDPQIILADEPIASLDPMNAQVVMQSLRRIHEEDGRMVIANLHTLDTARRYCDRVVGMRDGKIVFDGTPEQLTTSMAREIYGADSSFSEAATSTEIETLDKVPA; encoded by the coding sequence ATGCTCGTCATTTCTGAACTGACAAAAACATTCGGCGCGAACACAGCGGTGGCCCGCGCCAATCTGCAGGTCGACAAACCGCAGATGATCGGAATCATCGGACGCTCTGGCGCGGGGAAATCCACCCTACTGCGGATGCTGAACCGGCTGACCGATTCCTCTTCGGGGCAAATCCTGTTTCAAGGGCGCGATGTGACCGCCCTGCGCGGCGCGGCCCGGCGCGGCTGGCAGGCAGAATGCGCGATGATCTTTCAACAGTTCAACCTCGTCCCGCGGATGGATGTGGTGTCGAACGTGCTGCACGGCACGCTCAACCGCCGCTCGACGCTCAGCAGCATCTTCAACCTCTACCCCGATGCCGACATCACCCGCGCGATTGAAATCCTCGACCGTCTGGGCATCGCGCAGCATGCGCCCAAACGGGCCGAGGCACTGTCGGGCGGGCAGCAGCAGCGCGTCGCCATCGCCCGCGCCCTGATGCAAGACCCGCAGATCATTCTGGCCGATGAACCCATCGCCAGCCTCGACCCGATGAATGCGCAGGTGGTGATGCAATCGCTGCGCCGCATTCACGAAGAAGATGGCCGCATGGTCATCGCCAACCTTCACACGCTGGATACCGCGCGCCGTTATTGCGACCGCGTGGTGGGGATGCGCGACGGCAAGATCGTCTTTGACGGCACGCCCGAGCAGCTGACCACCAGTATGGCCCGCGAAATCTACGGTGCAGACAGCAGCTTCTCCGAAGCCGCCACCTCAACCGAGATCGAAACGCTGGACAAGGTGCCAGCCTGA
- the phnD gene encoding phosphonate ABC transporter substrate-binding protein — translation MKKLIAAALATTALTGAALAQSADVTEFRIGILGGENAQDRMNSYECLRGYTEERLGVPAKLFAPADYNGVIQGLLGGTLDMAWLGASAYAAVYLQDPEAVEPVLVKINLDGSYGYHSIGFARKDAGINTLEDMQGKVFGFGDPNSTSGYLIPSIEIPQTTGATMESGDYFGEVKFTGGHEQTIVAVNNGDVAGGVTWADGQGNWEDGYNSGALRKAVDAGLIDMNDLVEIWRSKPIPEGPVVLRKDLPEEVKATMTALVDELHEMDADCAYGVAAGESLGFDPIAHDAYVSIVEARKAKSN, via the coding sequence ATGAAGAAGCTCATCGCCGCCGCATTGGCAACCACGGCCCTGACCGGCGCTGCACTGGCTCAATCCGCAGATGTCACCGAATTTCGCATCGGCATCCTTGGCGGGGAAAACGCGCAGGACCGGATGAACTCCTACGAATGTCTGCGCGGCTACACCGAAGAGCGCCTCGGCGTTCCGGCCAAACTCTTTGCCCCTGCCGACTATAACGGCGTGATCCAGGGTCTGCTGGGCGGCACGCTCGACATGGCATGGCTCGGTGCCTCGGCCTATGCCGCCGTTTACCTGCAAGACCCCGAAGCGGTTGAGCCGGTGCTGGTCAAGATCAACCTTGACGGCTCCTACGGCTACCACTCCATCGGCTTCGCGCGCAAAGATGCGGGCATCAACACGCTGGAAGACATGCAAGGCAAGGTCTTTGGCTTTGGCGATCCGAACTCCACCTCCGGCTACCTGATCCCCTCCATCGAAATCCCGCAGACGACCGGTGCCACCATGGAATCCGGCGATTACTTCGGCGAAGTCAAATTCACCGGCGGGCATGAGCAGACCATCGTCGCAGTCAACAACGGTGATGTGGCGGGCGGCGTGACATGGGCCGACGGTCAGGGCAATTGGGAAGACGGCTACAACTCCGGCGCACTGCGCAAGGCCGTGGATGCGGGCCTGATCGACATGAACGATCTGGTAGAAATCTGGCGCTCCAAGCCGATCCCCGAAGGCCCGGTCGTGCTGCGCAAAGACCTGCCCGAAGAGGTCAAAGCAACCATGACCGCACTGGTGGATGAACTGCACGAGATGGACGCCGACTGCGCCTATGGCGTGGCTGCGGGCGAGAGCCTTGGCTTCGATCCGATTGCCCATGACGCCTATGTCTCGATCGTCGAAGCGCGCAAGGCGAAATCCAACTGA